A region of Saccharomyces kudriavzevii IFO 1802 strain IFO1802 genome assembly, chromosome: 14 DNA encodes the following proteins:
- the SKDI14G4030 gene encoding IMPDH/GMPR family protein → MAAIKDYKTALEFTRSLPRLDGLSVQELMDSKIRGGLTYNDFLILPGLVDFASSEVSLQTKLTRNITLNIPLVSSPMDTVTESEMAIFMALSGGIGFIHHNCTPEDQADMVRRVKNYENGFINNPIVISPTTTVGEAKRMKEKYGFAGFPVTEDGKRNAKLVGVITSRDIQFVEDNSLLVQNVMTENPVTGAQGITLSEGNEILKKIKKGRLLIVDDKGNLVSMLSRTDLMKNQNYPLASKAANTKQLLCGASIGTMDGDRERLRLLVKAGLDVVVLDSSQGNSVFQLNMLKWVKESFPGLEVIAGNVVTREQAANLIAAGADGLRIGMGTGSICITQEVMACGRPQGTAVYNVCEFANQFGVPCMADGGVQNIGHITKALALGSSTVMMGGMLAGTTESPGEYFYQDGKRLKAYRGMGSIDAMQKTGTKENASTSRYFSESDSVLVAQGVSGAVVDKGSIKKFIPYLYNGLQHSCQDIGCKSLTLLKENVQSGRVRFEFRTASAQLEGGVHNLHSYEKRLHN, encoded by the coding sequence ATGGCCGCTATTAAAGACTACAAGACTGCACTGGAATTTACCAGGAGCCTACCGAGACTGGATGGTTTGTCTGTGCAGGAATTGATGGACTCCAAGATCAGAGGTGGGCTGACGTATAAcgattttttgatcttaCCAGGTTTAGTCGATTTTGCGTCCTCCGAAGTTAGCCTACAGACCAAGCTGACCAGGAATATCACTTTAAACATTCCATTGGTTTCTTCTCCAATGGACACTGTGACAGAATCGGAAATGGCCATCTTTATGGCTCTGTCGGGTGGTATCGGCTTCATTCACCATAACTGTACGCCCGAGGACCAAGCTGACATGGTCAGAAGAGTCAAGAACTATGAAAATGGGTTTATTAACAACCCTATAGTGATTTCTCCAACAACCACCGTTGGTGAAGCTAAGAGgatgaaggaaaagtaTGGATTTGCAGGATTTCCTGTCACGGAAGATGGCAAGAGAAATGCAAAGTTGGTGGGTGTCATCACTTCTCGTGATATACAATTCGTTGAGGACAACTCTTTACTCGTTCAGAATGTCATGACTGAAAACCCTGTTACCGGTGCACAAGGTATCACATTATCAGAAGGTAACGAAattctaaagaaaatcaaaaagggTAGGCTATTGATTGTTGATGACAAGGGTAACTTAGTTTCTATGCTTTCCAGAACtgatttaatgaaaaatcaaaactacCCATTAGCGTCCAAAGCTGCCAACACCAAGCAATTGCTATGTGGTGCTTCCATTGGTACTATGGACGGTGATAGAGAAAGACTAAGATTATTGGTGAAAGCCGGCTTGGATGTCGTCGTATTGGATTCATCCCAAGGCAACTCTGTTTTCCAATTGAACATGCTCAAGTGGGTCAAAGAGAGTTTCCCAGGTCTGGAAGTCATCGCTGGTAACGTAGTCACCAGGGAACAAGCTGCCAATTTGATTGCTGCCGGTGCGGACGGTTTGAGAATTGGTATGGGAACTGGCTCTATTTGTATCACTCAAGAAGTTATGGCTTGTGGTAGGCCACAAGGTACAGCCGTCTACAATGTGTGTGAATTTGCTAACCAATTCGGTGTTCCATGTATGGCAGATGGTGGTGTTCAAAACATCGGTCACATTACCAAGGCCTTGGCTCTTGGTTCCTCTACTGTTATGATGGGTGGAATGTTGGCCGGTACTACCGAATCACCAGGTGAATATTTCTATCAAGATGGTAAAAGATTGAAGGCGTACCGTGGTATGGGTTCCATTGACGCCATGCAAAAGACTGGtaccaaagaaaatgcatCTACCTCTCGCTACTTTTCCGAATCTGACAGCGTTTTGGTTGCCCAAGGTGTTTCCGGTGCTGTCGTTGACAAAGGTTCCATTAAGAAATTCATTCCATATTTGTACAATGGTTTACAACATTCTTGCCAAGACATTGGTTGCAAATCCCTAACTTtattaaaggaaaacgTCCAAAGCGGTAGAGTTCGATTTGAGTTCAGAACCGCTTCTGCTCAACTAGAAGGTGGTGTTCATAATTTACATTCTTACGAAAAGCGTTTACATAActga